A DNA window from Setaria viridis chromosome 2, Setaria_viridis_v4.0, whole genome shotgun sequence contains the following coding sequences:
- the LOC117843502 gene encoding lon protease homolog 2, peroxisomal: MADSPVELPGRLAILPFRNKVLLPGAIVRIRCTNPSSVKLVEQELWQKEEKGLIGVLPVRDSEAGAVGSLLSAGVGSDSGEGGSKAGGSAGESSKQDTKNGKEPIHWHSKGVAARALHLSRGVEKPSGRVTYIVVLEGLCRFSVQELSARGSYHVARVSRLDMTKTELEQAEQDPDLIALSRQFKATAMELISVLEQKQKTVGRTKVLLDTVPVYRLADIFVASFEISFEEQLSMLDSVDLKVRLSKATELVDRHLQSILVAEKITQKVEGQLSKSQKEFLLRQQMRAIKEELGDNDDDEDDVVALERKMQNAGMPPNIWKHAQRELRRLRKMQPQQPGYSSSRAYLELLADLPWQKVSEERELDLRAAKESLDRDHYGLTKVKQRIIEYLAVRKLKPDARGPVLCFVGPPGVGKTSLASSIAKALNRKFIRISLGGVKDEADIRGHRRTYIGSMPGRLIDGLKRVSVSNPVMLLDEIDKTGSDVRGDPASALLEVLDPEQNKTFNDHYLNVPFDLSKVIFVATANRMQPIPPPLLDRMEVIELPGYTPEEKLKIAMKHLIPRVLEQHGLSSTYLQIPEAMVKLIVERYTREAGVRNLERNLAALARAAAVKVAEQVNTLRLGKEIQPITTTLLDSRLADGGEVEMEVIPMGHDISNTYENPSPMIVDEAMLEKVLGPPRFDDGEAADRVASPGVSVGLVWTSFGGEVQFVEATAMVGKGDLHLTGQLGDVIKESAQLALTWVRARAADLNLSPTSDINLLESRDIHIHFPAGAVPKDGPSAGVTLVTSLVSLFSNRKVRADTAMTGEMTLRGLVLPVGGVKDKVLAAHRYGIKRVILPERNLKDLAEVPSPILSGMEILLVKHIEEVLGHAFEGGCPLRSRSKL, encoded by the exons ATGGCGGACTCGCCGGTGGAGCTGCCGGGACGGCTCGCCATACTGCCGTTCCGCAACAAGGTGCTCCTGCCGGGCGCCATCGTGCGGATCCGCTGCACCAACCCCAGCAG TGTGAAGCTGGTGGAGCAAGAACTCTGGCagaaggaggagaagggccTGATTGGGGTACTTCCTGTGAGGGACTCAGAGGCTGGAGCTGTTGGATCATTGCTGTCTGCTG GTGTGGGCAGTGATTCAGGTGAGGGAGGCAGTAAGGCTGGTGGTTCTGCAGGAGAGTCATCAAAGCAGGACACAAAGAATGGGAAGGAGCCCATTCACTGGCACAGCAA GGGAGTTGCTGCTAGAGCTTTACACCTTTCCAGAGGGGTAGAGAAGCCAAGTGGAAGGGTCACATACATTGTTGTTCTTGAAGGTCTATGTAGGTTCAGTGTTCAGGAACTAAGTGCAAGAGGATCATACCATGTTGCCCGTGTTTCACGCCTTGACATGACAAAGACTG AATTGGAGCAGGCGGAGCAAGATCCAGATCTTATTGCTCTTTCTAGGCAGTTTAAAGCTACTGCCATGGAACTAATTTCTGTTCTAGAACAG AAGCAGAAGACGGTTGGTAGGACAAAGGTGCTTCTTGACACTGTTCCTGTTTATAGGCTAGCTGATATTTTTGTTGCTAGCTTTGAAATAAGCTTTGAGGAGCAGCTTTCCATGCTGGATTCGGTTGACTTGAAAGTTAGACTTTCAAAGGCAACTGAACTTGTAGACAGACACCTGCAG TCCATCCTTGTAGCTGAGAAAATAACGCAAAAGGTTGAGGGGCAGTTGTCAAAGTCGCAAAAAGAATTTCTACTTCGCCAGCAG ATGAGGGCTATCAAAGAGGAACTTGGTGAtaacgatgatgatgaagatgatgtggTTGCATTGGAAAGGAAGATGCAGAACGCAGGAATGCCTCCCAATATTTGGAAGCATGCTCAAAGGGAATTGAG GCGCCTACGAAAGATGCAACCTCAGCAACCTGGATACAGTAGCTCTCGAGCTTACTTAGAACTTCTTGCTGACCTTCCTTGGCAAAAGGTCAGTGAAGAAAGGGAGCTCGACCTTAGAGCTGCAAAAGAGAGTCTTGACCGGGATCATTATGGACTAACAAAAGTTAAGCAGCGGATTATTGAGTATCTGGCTGTTCGTAAG CTTAAACCTGATGCCAGAGGTCCAGTTCTGTGTTTTGTGGGACCACCTGGTGTTGGGAAGACATCTTTGGCTTCCTCCATAGCAAAGGCCCTGAACAGAAAGTTCATAAGAATCTCTCTTGGTGGTGTGAAGGATGAAGCTGATATCAGGGGTCACCGAAGGACCTACATTGGAAGCATGCCAGGGAGACTTATTGATGGACTAAAG AGAGTATCTGTCAGCAACCCAGTGATGCTTCTTGACGAAATTGACAAGACTGGTTCTGATGTACGTGGGGATCCAGCATCAGCTCTACTAGAAGTTCTTGATCCTGAGCAGAACAAAACATTCAACGATCA CTATTTGAATGTTCCGTTCGACCTGTCAAAGGTCATATTTGTTGCAACTGCCAACAGGATGCAACCTATTCCCCCTCCTCTGTTAGATAGGATGGAGGTCATTGAGCTACCAGGCTACACACCTGAAGAGAAGCTAAAAATAGCCATGAAACATCTCATACCAAGGGTATTAGAGCAGCATGGCTTGAGTTCGACATATCTTCAGATTCCTGAG GCTATGGTCAAACTAATCGTCGAGAGATACACGAGAGAAGCTGGTGTACGTAATCTTGAGCGGAACCTAGCTGCATTGGCCCGAGCAGCTGCTGTCAAGGTTGCAGAGCAAGTTAACACTCTTAGACTTGGCAAGGAAATACAACCAATTACTACAACTCTGCTGGATTCGAGACTTGCTGATGGTGGTGAAGTTGAAATGGAAGTTATTCCTATGGGCCATGATATATCAAATACTTATGAAAATCCATCTCctatgattgttgatgaagccatgcTAGAAAAAGTGCTTGGG CCTCCTAGATTTGATGACGGAGAAGCTGCAGATCGTGTAGCAAGCCCAGGAGTTTCAGTTGGGCTTGTTTGGACTTCATttggtggggaggttcaatttGTGGAGGCTACAGCCATGGTGGGTAAGGGTGACCTGCACTTGACCGGACAGCTTGGTGATGTTATTAAGGAGTCGGCGCAGCTAGCTTTGACATGG GTGAGAGCAAGAGCTGCTGACCTGAATTTGTCACCTACTTCTGATATCAACTTATTGGAGAGCCGTGATATTCACATACATTTTCCTGCTGGTGCTGTGCCAAAGGATGGCCCTTCTGCAGGAGTGACATTGGTAACATCACTAGTATCACTTTTTAGTAACAGAAAAGTCAGAGCAGATACTGCTATGACTGGAGAGATGACTCTAAGGGGCCTTGTGTTGCCAGTTGGTGGTGTTAAAGATAAG GTTCTTGCGGCACATCGTTATGGAATCAAGAGAGTTATTTTACCTGAAAGGAACTTGAAGGACTTGGCTGAGGTTCCATCACCCATTCTCTCTGGCATGGAG ATTCTGCTTGTGAAGCACATCGAGGAAGTACTCGGCCATGCTTTCGAAGGTGGATGCCCATTGAGATCGCGATCCAAGTTATAG
- the LOC140221717 gene encoding succinate dehydrogenase subunit 8A, mitochondrial-like, giving the protein MIYRSWSLLSSTATIWGGAAAAGLAGVFLFGGKEGFQDYLRREGERLRRQDRATMAGAHGPWRGRA; this is encoded by the exons ATGATCTACCGGAGCTGGTCGCTGCTGTCGTCGACGGCAACCATCTGGGGCGGAGCGGCCGCAGCGGGGCTCGCCGGCGTCTTCCTCTTCGGCGGCAAG GAGGGGTTTCAGGACTACCTGCGCCGTGAAGGTGAGAGGCTCCGGCGCCAGGACCGGGCCACGATGGCCGGCGCCCATGGACCGTGGAGAGGCCGGGCCTAG